GAGCCCTCTAAACTACTTCCACAAGTCTCAAGGCCCTCAACTGCATTGCCACTTTCCAATGCTTCTTCCTTAGGAAATGAACAAAGAGGTTTATCAGAATGATGCGCTTCACCCCCAACTGCATTTACATCCAAAGTTCGAGTGTCAACATTAGAATCTTTGTTAATCACAGAAGAATCCAAATCTTGCTCATTAGTTTGTATCTGTAAAGAACTTTGCTCCTCACTACCCATGCCAACtacatgattttgcacattttgaATGTTTAAGACATCACAAGAAGTGAAATTGTGTACAGAAGTTACAGTAATATTAGTCTTCCCCCCAGAAGCAGCCGAGTCCTCTTGAGTTTTTTCTTCAAGAGAACCATCAGCCACAGTCTCAACTTTTCCTTGATTTGTATCATTACTTTTGTCATCAGTAAAGAGAATCCCCCTAGCCATTGGCAAGTCAATATTGCCAAGCATATCATGTGGTTGCAGATTGCTTAAACTTCCATCAATGGATAGTACACCCTGGGAAACTCCAGCCAGAGACTGCTCCCtttcttcatccttcaatccaGCCAAGTTCTCATCAATAAAACCTGTAGGCTGTAAAtcagtaatattatttttaaattcatttctaCCATCAGGTTTTGGATCGGGCTCCATTTGCTTAGCTAAGCATACCAGTTCATCACAGGCATCAGACTCCTGTATAACAGTTTCTCTAGGGATAAATTCCTCCTGTCCAACAGATTTTAATAGCATTTCAACAGATTCCGAGGAAGTGGCCTCAGACCAAACATTATTATGCCTTGATATAGAGCAAGATTCAGCTGCAGTTGTGCCAAACTCTATGCCACTACTCCCGCGGGAGTATGCATCAATCCACTGGTTATCTTCGTTACTTCCAATACCAAGGTAAACTTCAGTTTCAACCAAACTATCATCAAACCTTAAATGCCCTTGAAGGctttcatcaaaatcaaacttggGCAGAGCATATGGCCTTAATGCTGGaggaaattttgtgctcccttCACCAGGTAAATGGAGATTCTGGCTTTGAAAATCATTGTCATCATAATCCATGGATGTATCCCTGAAAAAATAAGCATATTAGAGTAAGAGAAATAAGCCAAATAACTAGAAAACCATGcttaaatttgatatataaatattcataaaaCACACTTGCACATACTACAAACTCATATGCAGACATACATGCATATGCTCCACCACCCAGACATAAACATCTGTTTGTGGCTACATGGATTAAACAATGCTATGATGTTTTTAAAACACACAAGACTAATAATGTTAATGTTAACAATCTTAATACTATGTACCATACACAAAAATTCTATATTCAAAGTTCAAGGGGGGAAAATCCATCATCCATATTTGCCTAagttagtttttgaaaaaaaaattaaagtagcaGCAACAAGTCACAACCAAATAAGGGAAAAAATAGTTACTACTAAAAAGGATATCAAAGTCAATTACAAAAGAAGGCAGTTATGTCAATTACTAGAGAAAAAAGAACAGTGATCTCTAGttgtttctattaaaaaaattattaagaaagtTCAAATCTGGGCATGAGAAACCCAACTGAACATGACCCGGGAAAAACAAAATAGAGGAAGAATGCTTCCCCAAGAAGCTCCATTAAAACAGAGCGGAACAGCCACAGTGGCACAGGAGTAAATACTAGAAATGGGACTTTGGGTTGGCTGGATGCAATATGGATTCTCAGATATAGATCTCATGGTAGTCAAACTCAAGATTCTTTTCCGACTCAGAAACGGGTCACAAAAGCACAAATCATTGAATCATAACTCTGAAGTGTAAGATTCTACAAGATTTATAAAATGAatgtatatgcatataaattCTCACATATGCATCTAACATAGTataaataaaagggaaaaaaccATTATAACTCACATCAAATTATCAAATACTTAATTAAGCTTAAATTCATAATCATGGATTCATAAGCATaagaaagtaaataattaaaactccATACAAAATTCATAAATGACAAACAGTGAAacaaaacaacttaaaataCTGCACTAGTGCCGTAGTGCGTAATGCCTACTCCTAGTACAAAACACAAGACATGAACACCAGACGAGAGAGTTGTGTAGGGAACGACTGAATTTCTGAAATAGAGCAGTAGCTCACATAAAATAGGGAGAGAAAACCACACAAACAAAGTCACAAAGAAACAAGTAAGAGGTGACCTCACACGTGAGGGAGAAGAGATCTGACATGGCAGTGGGGAGCTCTGGTTGTTATAGTTTGTGCAGCCGAGTTTAGGGGAGGGTTTATGCGAAGTTGAGAAGACGAAGACGTAGATAGGAGGATATGctttcacataaaataaaataaaaaagttggaCATGAACAGTACCAGAAGAAGAAAGTCTAAGGACGCTACCTCCCTCCATTCGGCGAGGAAATCCAGCCTCTCTGATCTCTCACCTGTTCCTCAATCGTACAGTCATCTACTGCATCAACCAATTCACAATATGTCAGTCACTGTAACTTCTatcaactaaataaataaagttcgAAAATAAAAAGCGTGAGAACACCGACAAGGTCGACGGAACCTCGCCGGAAGCCAGAAACTCACCGGTGAGTGCTAGGTCCGGCGGATCGAATTAGGGTTTTGGCGATGAAAGAAAAAGACGGAAAGGCAGAGAGAGTAATGAGAGAAAAAGTGGAAACGACACGAACACGCGAAGTGCGTGACACTTTCCCtacagattttttatttttttgtttttgtttatattcttctCTCAGAATTAAATTTTACTACTATACAAGTAGTATGTATAGTCCATTACTCAATTTGACATTCTCATCTGTCTATTACTCTATTATTATCACTTTACttcaagattttttatttaaaataaatttatcatttattgaattaacaaataaaaaattacttaaaaaggaATAGGAAATTAGTAATAGATATGTTAAAGTCCAAGTAGACACTAGACGTagcctatatatttttttacttatttataattttataaatgctAACTCGTGTGACTTTCTAATAACATtagttaacaaaatttaaattataaatattattaatatatcccattttaatttctaatacatcatttttaatataaaaaatattattatttcctAACCATTGCCCAaatcaaacacataaaaaaaatactagcgGAATTGGAAAGGTGGATAGTAGTAAATAGTTGAGAAAATCCACatccaatattattatttaatatttcaaataatgttgctgttattttatttcataaaataaatatattggagtattattatttttatttaataatatgatatgcattcaaaaatttaataatctaTAAACTTAACTATATATAAAGGGGTAAGGTATTTTGGTgtagatatttttatattcattataACTGTATtcataaattctaattttattccTATAATTATCACAAACCAGCCATTaactttaattattctttttatttaaaaaaatgaaaaaataattaggtACGAAATATCTGTGTTTccctaattatttaataatataataatgatgTTTCAAGTCAACCATAAAAAAGTGTCCAACAAATTTCTTGTATTgagcttaatttattaaaaataatttagaagtaTATTTTctgtatttgtaatttttttaatctttataaattttgtttattttatttttttattattatcttttttacaaaatttagaaTGTGACAAACCGATTCATAACATCAGTTTATTATATTACTTGATAACATTATTGTaccacaaaacaataaaaatgtcacattatcattaatttataaggacaaaaaattaaaataaattaaaatcacataatgatatatttgtaagaaaaaaatatttaatttttaattacatacCAATATATCCACATTTCTATCTTTATACCCTCTCTCCCTTCACCCTCTTATTTTATTCACTTTTCTCTTATCTCTTTCTTCAATTCCTCCACCCTTCATCACTTTTCTAACACCCTTTCTTCTCCTCAAGCAATTATGTTCACAGCAACAATTATAACAATCATGATAGTGACAATGATGACGACAACACTtgaaacaacaataacaatagtAGCAGTAATAATAGTGTTAGTGATGACTGACAATGTATTATTGgttattacaaatattttaatttgagaattaaatattttttcatccttGCAAATATGTCATTTTTGTGTATTAGTTAttacaaattatgtttgttttattttaatcctataaattaataatgttgtGACACTTTGTGTTGATATTTCATCATGTGATAATATGGCATGATGACATTCTTATTTTGTTTGTCATGCTATCATTTTTATAACAAAGAGTGATGATGAaaacgaaaaataaaacaaaaatttacaatgaagaTAAAGAATGGTAAGAATGAGTAATGCTAAATTgcaaggacaaaaaatatttaagaaaaaaaatgagtttttgcTAATATTTTATAAACCAAGCTGATTATTAAACCGGTCAAAGTATTAGTTTAAGATTTAATATCAtaagtttataattaatataatacatacaataatattaaaataacttaatattaaaaattaatataataattaaataattaaaaatacagcataatattaaaaatttaatatcctaagtttataattaaaaaaataaagcgtaatttttatatgtttttaacatttaaaatacGTACAAAagttcaaattaaatatatcataGTAGTTAAGTCAAAGTCTCAATAATACAtatcaatatttattaataataagtttatattttaaataaaaaagaaaatgacaaatgcattacattgatttttatttaaaaaaataaaaaatggtattgtatttagcattttgtttgttgacccattgtaaataattttttgtcgattttttttactaattttactgttattttttttttaccagtgTTACGGTTCTTTGACCGACTTTTATCCAATTCAGTTTTGTGATTTATTTAAATCAGTCACTTAACTAGTTCACCATTTTCTGGTCCAGTTGACTGGTTCTGTATAGTTATCAAAACAATGATTTACGATTTCATATTTTCGATCAATTTTGGTCTTAATAtgtgtattttaaattaaagaattcCGTgctctattttttataaaatatatgaactTAGTATTTTCTCATTATCTATATGTTAGATATCGTGTTGCTGtgataaattattgtaattaatgaGTAGAGCTGGTAATGAAACAAACTAGTTCCAAATTAGTTTGAAATCGAATTCAATAATTATTTCGTTAAACTTATTTCTGAaccaattgaattaaatttaagttaaaaattcaACTCGTTAAATTTGAGTTATACAAGTCATTTAATTCATgaacaaaagtatttttttattaaattacgatatatattttgaatacgCAATTTTTTccaatgtattttctttttttcaattatctTATTCCCTTCCTTAGAGTATAAATTACCCTAATAATGGTTTATTCGATGAAACTAAAGCTTGAGATTTTGATAACATGGAAATTTATTACATATACACGTatcttatcataattttaagaAGAAATGATACTATATGTACTAATAGTGTATTTTTTCttacattatatatttatgattcaattacaaattttcatacatatgataagtttattggCTTTGAtaataatcatcttaaaattcataataatgaTTATTTACATtgattaattgtataaaaaaatttatattgactattaaaacataattttaattgatatgtttaatcaataattatgacaaattttatcttttaaaatatattattttattttaaaggaaaaatttacTTCTCCTTTTTGATCGTTGTAAAGCTTATAAGtttctctcaaaaaataaatacataattatcaatatgttatttttatagatCATGTGCATCTTTTTTAAAGGCAATCTTATTTAAATTGGGTAAGACCATTATAAGTGACAAACCTCTTTCTCTCTAGatattttgaatattaacatgTTATTTAGTTATTAGTGGGTGATTAAATTTGAATGGGGATAatgaaaatagagagaaaaggttgatttcttaaaagaaaaaaaaaagatatactttcttttcctttttcttcaattcaaatttcaattttttttatttccttttctttctactCTACTGAGTTAAATTCGATAATCCAAGACAATTTACTAGGTATAAAGTATAATTACCTAAGAAAAGGTATGAGCTAAAATCAAGTAAGAGACATAGTGTAAATACCTTTGAACCCATTGTCTTTTAATACTTAGTTTTTCATTAGGCTGATGACCAAACCCCACGGGGGTGACTACTATAGACTTGAGATGGAGGgttattctctttttcttttccaatttGGATGTTATTATCTCAtctcttgttttgttttttatgtttaagtattttcttcttattatttttttaagattgggGCTTAACCTTTCGTTTAATACTGGATGTTTGATTGAATTATGTTGGTATTTTATTGACTTTTCCTCTGATTTTTTCTATGCGAAGCGATTAACCACAGTTTTTCACATCCTTAGGCGCTTAGGAAAGAATTGAAATGCAAACCTAATTGTTGGGATCATAGGGATGAAACTTAGGCTTTGAATTACGGGAGTAGGTATAGTTTAATCCTTTAAGAATCAAAAGACTTAACAAAAACATAATAGATCTAATTGAACATAATTACTATGAAAGTAAAAGTCAATTCAATTAGATATACATGTATGTGTGGAGAGAAAATGAATGTTACTTTAAGTTATTTCATCTCCAAAGAGAATCAATAAGAACACTTAGGTAAAGAATGAgtccattaaaaaatattgtgtgaACTcgcaatttaaattttttctcatatttaattttatttaattattgtttttttttaattttgatttaccttcactttttattatcaatattttcaatcaaataaTGTCTTGGTGTTTATCTTCTTGAATCACAATAAATTGGTAATCATAAAACATAGACCATGtgaaagaaccataaattttattatttgaggaCAATTGTAACGTATAATTTTTGCTTAggtaataaaatcaaaatagattatataatagatatgaaaaacatatttaagtctttcACATTAAATATGTGttcattcttatatttttttatttttaccgcCTATTATTTCTAACATGCTTATTTTGTCCCTAACAAACATGTAGatctatttaatgtttattAAGAGAAATATAAATACTCCCTCCatccatttttataaaatctatcAACTAGTTTATAtctgttaagaaaaataattgatcATTAAGTTTATCGGTCACTTGtactattttttcaaaatcatccttgatttttttgaaattaagcaTCTTTCTCACTCCACTTAATTGTttctcatttaattaattaatattgggagagaaaataattaatattgataaGTGAATTCTTAAAAGACAgtttctttcattaatttttagcatttattaatttttgggtaaaaaaaattgttaattaaggATCAATACTTAGAAGAcaaataactttttgaaaaggaTATTGTAAAAAACGGACGGAATAAGTATATCATGAACTGGAGGTAGAAGAAATAGGAAGCTTTCCTTTCCAGAGAGGGCCAAAGCTAAGATCAATGGCTTGAGACAACATTCCTAAAGGGAAAGCGGCTTATGCACTCGACTCGAATCGAAGAGATTTAGACATGACCAGTACATAAGAGGATTCTTAATGACCTTTCGAAAAATGGTGATGGTGATGCAGCATATTcaatgtaaaagtttttttttaaaaaaaaaacgattaTCGTGATTactgtttaaaaattataagttgcACACTTGTTGGAAGGTATGCGACTAATTTTATCTCATATTACAATGTACACAAATTTTCAATTAGCTATTGTTGGAGTATAAGTGTGAAGATAAATTCCATTTGATAGAAATTTTCAGGTGCACAACACCTGCAACTAACTTCCTCTCTTTCTCAAACCAGTTATGCCTCCACTAATCATTCAATAATCTTTACCAAGCAGTTAGATGTCATCATAGACTCATACCCACCAAGGCTTGTCTATGACATCCTTGGAGAACACGTACCGGAACCTTGAGCTATAAGGTAACCATTCTATGATCTGAGATGGTTTTTGGCTGGATTTAGGATTAAGGCACTTCTGCATTGAATCACGCAGCTTCCTATCAACACTCTCCATGACCCATCCAAAGAGATCGTCTACGCTTATTGATGCTTCTCTAGAAAATCTTTCCACCAATTTTGggagaaaaacttttcttgaCTTCTTCACAATTACATTTGCTTGGAGAAACTCCCTCTTGGCAATATTTAGTTCTTCACTTATATTTGATGCTGAATAAACCTTTAGCTGCAGCGTTGTAatttgcaacaacaaaattcTTATTCAACTCTCTTTAAAATCCGGGTAACAGAGAACAGGGAGTATTgtagataaaaaatcaaaattactatATAAGAATTCTGCAGCATTACTTTGGAAGATGGTACTTACTACGTTACATTCTTTATAAGCAAAAGAGCTTGAAGTTCAATTAGTTTAGCAGAGAAAAAGTTTATGAGGGTGTCAGTATTTATTATTACCAAAGGATCTGACAAGGCTCCAGAGAAAAAAATTCCAATTCATATTCAAATGCATTTTCATAGCAGAATGTTTATGAGAGAAAGATTACCACAGGATCTGACAAGGCTCCAGTACAAAGGGCAAAGCAGACAAGGGGTTGGGAATTAGTAAGACCCAATTTGGAACTGAGAAGTTGTCTTTCTTCACCACTTTTCTTCCTCAAGGCAGCAGACACAATACTTTCAAGCCACTGTATTTGATAAAAgagttaataaaaaagaataattgtaTTAAACATTTGATTCTGTCAAAATAGGTGTTAGAAATTGCAGAACAATACCAGAAAACAACATAAAGGTTTAAATAACTGCCTATGCATATCATCACTCACAAAGAAGAAAGCTAATACCTGTCTTATATTCTTCTCATTCTTGTGAAGAAGCAAAATCTAAACAAGTTGACAAGAGCATGGGTGACTGATTATTGAATATAGATGTGCTTACAATTTATGATCTCTTTCTAAATTCCAAATTGGAAGCTGTGCCACGAATTCAAATAAGTACATCGATATCTTTCTAACATAATTTAGGATTGGAAGCAGAAGATACAAATCATACAAAGAATCAATGATTTATAACCCTCTATAGAGGAGATATAAAGTTGGTTGGGTGGTTAAGAATGAAGGGAAGGAGGGAAAGGTTGCGAGTTCAATCTCTCTTGTTAACAAAAAGCTAACCAACTAAATtaacatttgttgataaaaaaaaaatcctctacTGGCCAAAACAGCAATGGGTAGGAAGTTTAATAGTCAGACACTTCAGCCCATCAATGAATTCCACTTTTGGCAGAATTAACCATTAAACATATCAAGACAAAAtgtattaaaagttttttaaattcataGATGGGGTTAAGGGGAGTACCCGTCCAATCCGAGGTGTTCGGAAGCAAAATATCATTTGCTCTATGGCATTTGCACTTACGATATGACCGCCAATGTTGTAAGCAGCCTGCACTAGACAATTGTACAGATCAATTGATAATAAGTATGATGTCTAGTAAAACAAAGGTATATTttgtcaagaaagaaaatttatatacaaaggtatattttcaattgtttctttcttcttattttgttttcccTTGTTGGTAatgtgaaataaataaattatttggttATGTTCCTGGTCTGAGGTTCCcaagaagaaaaatttgaagaaaatataaacCTTCCAAAAGTTCAAAACATTCTTAAGTTTGAGAGTAGCTATCTTCCGTTTGAGACTTTGAGTAAAGCAATGTTTGAAGAAAATTATCCGAGAACTCGTAAATACCGAGAATTTTCTTCTAactaaagaataaataaaattaaataaaatagcgAACTACCTTGTGAAACAAGGCTAGCCTCCTGAGAGAACCCTGGGGAATTCCGTATGCTAAATATGCCTGTCAACAGGAGATCAATTAAGTTATGTATGCTTTAAAATTGGTAACACAAAATTATTGTTGGTCATATGAATATTACATGCATCACAAGAGCATTGTGCACATTGATCCAGAATGCAATTTGTGCATCGCTATCCATTTGACTGACATTCACCCTTTCTAGTTGTTCAACTAAAACTCTGAATGTAAACGGGGAGGGGGGAAAAACAAGTCAGATCAACAATTCAACAAGAAACTTAGTGCATGAACAAAGTATTATTAtggtataaataaaaaattaaattaaagtactTAAAGAATCATAAAATTACACATATCCCAGATTTCCAATAAAGATATAGCAGGATGTAATTGTTAATAACTCGTGCTATAATTACCAAATAACTCCTACTCCCTGAATTTCCAAGCAAGGAAATAAGTTGAAAGTTCATCACTGCCTTTAGATTCTCTactgatttttaatatttcatttaaaactGTCATACTTATAGAACCAACCTGTAATTTTTGATGGCATAAGAAGCATGGGAAGAGTGACGTTTGTGAGTAGATATCCAAGAAATTTCAACTGCTAATTTGCAAGACCAGTCAAGATCGTCTCCAATACCATTTCGAGGCCGTATAGCATTAGTGGATGACCTTGACAATAATGGTGACCTACCGTTTTCAGAATTTACAGAGGTTGCACTGCGAAGCCAGCAATATACAGTGGCCATGCATCTCACCATATCCTCAGAAAGCTTGCTTGGATACTGGTATAGATGGTCTTTCAAAGAACGTAAAATTGGAGTTTTCTCGATTGGAGAAAATTTTTCGTGAGCCTGACATATGATTTAGATGAGAATGTTCAGAACAAATATCACACCATTTAGATGCATGTAAGCATGTTAACATGCATGAATTCATAtggaatttctttttcttttggttacaATTCTTACGGTATTTGCTTCGGCAAAATGTATTGCAAAGCTCTGATTACTTGAACATTgggtttataattatataagcaAACATACCAAACTTGCCATGTGCAAAGAAATGGTTACTTCATCAGTGGCCAATTCCTTCTGGTGTTATAAATTCCGGATCAAGAGAATGGGACTGGACCAGCTGGTGAACTGGCCACAGTCCATATGTGTGATTCAATTCTCCCGTGAAAAccgatttttttttccataaaccAGTATGAAATGGACTAAACGAATCAGTTCTAGCAATAAATTAGTTAACCAGAGACCAGTACATGTCCCAGTGGTGGTGTCCTGGGATTTTATGAATCTGCCACGAGTGCCAGTTCTGGCATTAATTAGACTAGTAGTAATTATGCCAGTGGAGAAGACCTTGACAACAACAAATCATAAATActtaataaatacaaaatatcatcttagaatacatttttaaacatatattaagaaaaaaaaattctataacaaaaaaaaatctttttttcaagaaaatataatattcaataTAGATGACATACCGAAATAATCATATACAAGttatatatcaatttaaaaattccgCACAGAGGTTgaaacaatgaaaaataaaagaaaactaacTGAGAAAAAAcacgattttttaaaatttgctcttaataataataattttaaaatttcggTTTGACCATAATGCAGTGCCAATCAAACCAGCAATCACTGAACATGTACCCTTTCTGGTTCAGTAAACAATGCTCTCTGATATAACagagtttttatatttgaaCCAAATGCTATCCACTAACAGCAAAAGCAAAGGGAAACAATCGATGCacataaataatagaaaataaatatgaatttatatcATACCTTGGTGGAATCAGAACaagtctttttaaaataattgttgccTTTGCCACGTGATAAAGGAGCGTGATTAGACCCAAAGATTTTATTCCTCAAGTCATTATTAGAAACTAGAGCTTGCAGGGTTCGTAGAGGGAATTTTTTTGATGAACAGAATGCACTTGAAATTATACTCGGATGCTTCCTGGATCCTTGCTTTGTATGAGCAGGTGAAGCAACAGCAGAACTTTGTTGAGAAGTTGACCGGCTAACACACTGTTCAAAAATACTCCTGTACAGAGAAAGTACTTGCTGCTCACGGTTTATAACCTCTTCTTCAAGCAACTCAATTTCAGCAATCAAGTCTTTTGTCTAAGAAAAAGGaggaaaaatggaagaaatagttatttattttccaCTAAACATACACTAGTAGCCATATTACAgtgtatattataaatttaaaaatgacatCGAACCGGAACATTCATGTCCTTGCCGCACATTCCAATCAAAATAACTATCTACCTATCAAGTGAGAGTGAAGAGTCCATTTTAGTTATATATCATCGAATGAGGATCTTTTACATGAGAGTCAATTGCTCTCTCTCTTTACTGGGGAATGGGAAGTTAACCCATTCAAAGGATTCCTTTAACGCTTCGAtgaggctcatgagaatcctttgaattcaaatccaataCCTTCAGATGGATCATGTTCAATCCTACCAATTGAGCCAACCAATATTGGAATTTGGAGAGAATCAAGTTTGctaattttatcatttcaaaGCTGTGCCTCAGATTCCCAAAGGCTATAAGCCTATAACACACATGAGAACGACACAGCTTAATTTGTATGCactattagtataaaaaaatttacactgttaattaataagaaatcaTGATTGAcgtgatttttaaaatagttattataaaattaataaatttatcataggGTTATTGATTGGATTACGGTACAAAAATCATGTACACTGTTAGTACATACACTATTTTCTCAACTGCATAACATGGGTTTCCCAAAAGTTAGATCATTAGGTAGAAGCTCTAGACCAAGAAAGGCTTTATCTCTATCCCACCCTATCTAACTTTTGCAGCGTAAAGTGTGTACAAAGCACAGGATCAATCATATTGTATTctaaattcataatttaataGTGGCAGATTAGAAGAATGGCAGAGTGGTGGATCAAATTTCTGACCATTTGGTCACAGAGGTTCTAATATCTTATTAAAAGACATAACTGAAAACTTAGTGTGTTAGTAGATGAAGGCTTAAAAATGAGCTTCACTTTAAAGTAATTAAGCTGAGGAGGGAATTACGAAGCCATTTACGAGAATGTTATCAGAATTCAGAAATTGACCAGGTTCAAGTATAGGATTCTTCAGGTTATAAGTTATATGGATCTTTTACGGCATCAGGATTCTTCATATTGCAGTTAAGAAAATAGATAGGAATGCCAAATTACCTGGGCAGTAAAGTGCCTGTGTCCAGGAGATAATGTACTTGAGGCTCGACCCATCGCCCTCTCAAGCAGAGTGCGCATGGATCTCTCCTGCTGTAGGCGTAACTGTAGTTGCTCAACCTGCAAATCATTATAGTGAGGGTCTCAAAACTTTGCTTATCTTCATATGTGTATTATATAGGGTTCTTTTCCCGTGTTTCTTGAACTGGAGATGATTCTGAAAAGCTACCTGCTTATGTAATTCCACATTAAGGGACTTTTATGGCTTTTTTCCCTATGAAGACTTAAGAGATTATGCTAAATTTATTCTTGaaacactaatttttttatcaataagttTCATGATGatatcaatcaaattttttCGCCTTTCTAAAGAGAGCTCCCAAGCTCATACA
This genomic interval from Glycine max cultivar Williams 82 chromosome 5, Glycine_max_v4.0, whole genome shotgun sequence contains the following:
- the LOC100818616 gene encoding uncharacterized protein isoform X3, with protein sequence MSELRGFRKLSHAAEACGYEDHGDSPHGKPPHRRSKSASERNLANARGGASHPLEKDHNECLVSTPSVGASRLQSPSYDNLTCVNKNTSSSHRASLEKDVEQLQLRLQQERSMRTLLERAMGRASSTLSPGHRHFTAQTKDLIAEIELLEEEVINREQQVLSLYRSIFEQCVSRSTSQQSSAVASPAHTKQGSRKHPSIISSAFCSSKKFPLRTLQALVSNNDLRNKIFGSNHAPLSRGKGNNYFKKTCSDSTKAHEKFSPIEKTPILRSLKDHLYQYPSKLSEDMVRCMATVYCWLRSATSVNSENVEISWISTHKRHSSHASYAIKNYRVLVEQLERVNVSQMDSDAQIAFWINVHNALVMHAYLAYGIPQGSLRRLALFHKAAYNIGGHIVSANAIEQMIFCFRTPRIGRILLLHKNEKNIRQWLESIVSAALRKKSGEERQLLSSKLGLTNSQPLVCFALCTGALSDPVLKVYSASNISEELNIAKREFLQANVIVKKSRKVFLPKLVERFSREASISVDDLFGWVMESVDRKLRDSMQKCLNPKSSQKPSQIIEWLPYSSRFRYVFSKDVIDKPWWV
- the LOC100818616 gene encoding uncharacterized protein isoform X1, encoding MSELRGFRKLSHAAEACGYEDHGDSPHGKPPHRRSKSASERNLANARGGASHPLEKDHNECLVSTPSVGASRLQSPSYDNLTCVNKNTSSSHRASLEKDVEQLQLRLQQERSMRTLLERAMGRASSTLSPGHRHFTAQTKDLIAEIELLEEEVINREQQVLSLYRSIFEQCVSRSTSQQSSAVASPAHTKQGSRKHPSIISSAFCSSKKFPLRTLQALVSNNDLRNKIFGSNHAPLSRGKGNNYFKKTCSDSTKAHEKFSPIEKTPILRSLKDHLYQYPSKLSEDMVRCMATVYCWLRSATSVNSENGRSPLLSRSSTNAIRPRNGIGDDLDWSCKLAVEISWISTHKRHSSHASYAIKNYRVLVEQLERVNVSQMDSDAQIAFWINVHNALVMHAYLAYGIPQGSLRRLALFHKAAYNIGGHIVSANAIEQMIFCFRTPRIGRILLLHKNEKNIRQWLESIVSAALRKKSGEERQLLSSKLGLTNSQPLVCFALCTGALSDPVLKVYSASNISEELNIAKREFLQANVIVKKSRKVFLPKLVERFSREASISVDDLFGWVMESVDRKLRDSMQKCLNPKSSQKPSQIIEWLPYSSRFRYVFSKDVIDKPWWV
- the LOC100818616 gene encoding uncharacterized protein isoform X2 encodes the protein MSELRGFRKLSHAAEACGYEDHGDSPHGKPPHRRSKSASERNLANARGGASHPLEKDHNECLVSTPSVGASRLQSPSYDNLTCVNKNTSSSHRASLEKDVEQLQLRLQQERSMRTLLERAMGRASSTLSPGHRHFTAQTKDLIAEIELLEEEVINREQQVLSLYRSIFEQCVSRSTSQQSSAVASPAHTKQGSRKHPSIISSAFCSSKKFPLRTLQALVSNNDLRNKIFGSNHAPLSRGKGNNYFKKTCSDSTKAHEKFSPIEKTPILRSLKDHLYQYPSKLSEDMVRCMATVYCWLRSATSVNSENGRSPLLSRSSTNAIRPRNGIGDDLDWSCKLAVEISWISTHKRHSSHASYAIKNYRVLVEQLERVNVSQMDSDAQIAFWINVHNALVMHAYLAYGIPQGSLRRLALFHKAAYNIGGHIVSANAIEQMIFCFRTPRIGRWLESIVSAALRKKSGEERQLLSSKLGLTNSQPLVCFALCTGALSDPVLKVYSASNISEELNIAKREFLQANVIVKKSRKVFLPKLVERFSREASISVDDLFGWVMESVDRKLRDSMQKCLNPKSSQKPSQIIEWLPYSSRFRYVFSKDVIDKPWWV